The Alphaproteobacteria bacterium genome contains a region encoding:
- a CDS encoding ABC transporter permease — protein MNGVLEVFRSELRRIFQVRPAFSVLVLGVAFYAFFYPQPYLTEALRDVPIAVVDRDGTQSSRDFARRVDATPDVAITETLPDLASAERAVYARRVSGILVIPQYFERELLHGRSSPVALYADASYFLIYQRVAAGVTAVARTVGAEVETARLISIGVAPAIAAAASDPMPLTAVPLFNPAGGYATYLLPAAFVLILQQTLLMGVGLLGTMPDIDPLKRRARRENPLAVILGKLLAYLALHAVILPAYLLVLPYLYGVPRLGGVLPILILAIPFVLSVAGLGLVVAGIFQRPLRVQLILAAAGLPLFMVSGFSWPSEAIPPAIRLLSYLVPSTSAIEGFVKLSQLGAPLAAVKSELLTLTTLTIFYNSVALLLATYATKPLALAGAKSVSPIR, from the coding sequence ATGAATGGGGTTCTCGAGGTATTTCGCAGCGAGCTTCGCCGCATCTTTCAGGTCAGGCCAGCCTTTTCGGTTCTGGTCCTGGGCGTCGCCTTTTACGCGTTCTTCTATCCGCAACCGTACCTGACCGAAGCGCTGCGTGACGTCCCGATCGCTGTTGTCGATCGCGATGGCACGCAAAGCAGCCGCGACTTCGCACGGAGGGTCGACGCCACGCCCGACGTCGCCATCACCGAAACGCTGCCCGATCTCGCGAGTGCGGAGCGAGCGGTCTACGCGCGCAGGGTCAGCGGAATCCTGGTGATCCCGCAGTATTTCGAACGAGAGCTTCTGCACGGCCGCAGTTCGCCGGTCGCGCTCTATGCGGACGCAAGCTATTTCCTGATCTACCAGCGCGTGGCCGCCGGTGTCACCGCGGTCGCCCGCACCGTTGGGGCTGAAGTCGAGACCGCCCGCCTTATCTCCATCGGCGTCGCTCCGGCGATTGCGGCCGCTGCGTCGGACCCCATGCCGTTGACGGCGGTGCCATTGTTCAATCCTGCTGGCGGGTATGCGACCTACCTGCTTCCGGCTGCGTTCGTCCTGATCTTGCAGCAAACGCTGCTGATGGGAGTCGGGTTGCTCGGCACCATGCCTGATATCGATCCGCTAAAGAGGCGCGCGCGGCGCGAAAACCCGCTGGCCGTCATCCTGGGCAAGCTGCTTGCCTATCTCGCGTTGCACGCGGTGATCCTGCCCGCCTATCTCCTCGTACTGCCCTATCTGTACGGGGTGCCGCGACTTGGTGGCGTGTTGCCGATTCTCATTCTTGCGATTCCCTTCGTGCTGTCCGTCGCAGGCCTGGGCCTCGTCGTGGCGGGAATCTTCCAAAGGCCACTTCGGGTACAGCTCATCCTGGCCGCGGCCGGTCTTCCTTTATTTATGGTCTCGGGTTTCTCCTGGCCGAGCGAAGCGATACCGCCTGCCATCAGGCTCTTGTCGTATCTCGTGCCCAGCACATCCGCCATCGAGGGGTTCGTCAAATTATCCCAACTCGGCGCGCCGCTCGCCGCGGTCAAATCCGAGCTGCTCACGCTCACGACACTGACGATCTTCTACAACTCGGTCGCTCTTTTGCTGGCGACGTACGCAACGAAGCCACTTGCCCTTGCAGGAGCGAAGAGCGTCTCACCGATACGATAA
- a CDS encoding MBL fold metallo-hydrolase has translation MKITLLGTGNPAPSVKRMGSGYIVDVGDDVIVFDHGPGSHHRLLEAGRKATEVTHTFFSHLHYDHFVDFPRLLLTRWDAGAAQVPELKIFGPKPIKRSIEALIGREGVFGPDLTARTNWDSSLHVYRQRGGKEPRLPPAPEVREIASGDVIETDRWRIRVAEVPHAQPYLTCLAYRMDTDAGSLVYSGDTGPSPALEQLAKGCDLLIHMCSYITGTVDNRATQLGTSGHLECARAAAAAGARRLVATHIYDQFDQPGIREKVVAEMSRVYDGVIVIGEDLMQLSLKPETPGIFR, from the coding sequence ATGAAGATCACATTGCTCGGGACCGGAAACCCGGCGCCGTCCGTGAAGCGCATGGGCTCCGGTTACATCGTGGATGTCGGGGACGATGTCATCGTCTTCGACCACGGACCCGGGAGTCACCACCGGCTGCTCGAAGCGGGACGGAAGGCGACCGAAGTCACGCACACATTCTTCTCGCATCTCCACTACGATCACTTCGTGGATTTCCCGCGCCTGCTCCTGACACGCTGGGACGCCGGCGCCGCTCAGGTTCCGGAGCTCAAGATTTTCGGGCCAAAGCCAATCAAGCGCTCGATCGAAGCGTTGATCGGGCGCGAAGGCGTCTTCGGCCCAGACCTGACGGCGCGCACCAACTGGGATTCGAGCTTGCACGTCTATCGGCAGCGGGGCGGCAAGGAGCCGCGTCTTCCGCCCGCGCCCGAGGTTCGCGAAATCGCAAGCGGAGACGTGATCGAGACGGATCGCTGGCGCATTCGGGTCGCCGAGGTTCCGCACGCCCAACCGTATCTCACTTGCTTGGCCTATCGGATGGATACCGATGCCGGCTCCCTGGTGTACTCGGGCGACACGGGACCGAGCCCCGCGCTCGAGCAGTTGGCAAAGGGCTGCGACCTTCTCATCCACATGTGCTCCTACATTACCGGCACGGTCGACAACCGCGCGACGCAATTGGGGACGAGCGGTCATCTGGAGTGCGCGCGGGCCGCCGCGGCCGCAGGAGCGCGCCGCCTGGTCGCCACGCACATCTATGACCAATTCGACCAGCCCGGCATCCGGGAAAAAGTGGTCGCCGAGATGTCGCGCGTCTATGACGGCGTGATCGTGATCGGTGAAGACTTGATGCAGCTTTCGCTGAAGCCCGAGACGCCGGGTATTTTTCGCTAG
- a CDS encoding branched-chain amino acid ABC transporter permease: MVTEVLQLIINGIMAGTILAVPAIGLTAIFAVLRFANFALASHATIGAFAGLVANVNFGLPLVPALAFAFLAAAIAGLVTDEFVLKPFRAAGFITTAIGSIALTIALENVVRFIFGNELRGYDLPIQRDWRFEGIRIGPQQVENLAIAVAVMAAVFLFLTLTRTGKAMRAVADNPMLANIKGINAEMVARIVSFVGMGLAGLGGMLIGLDTTIDPLTGFRSMLSIFAAAVVGGLGSIPGAVVGALTVGVGEELSLLFLSPNYRSAVGFFTILLVLIFRPRGILGQRAL, from the coding sequence GTGGTCACCGAGGTCCTGCAACTCATCATCAATGGCATCATGGCCGGCACCATTCTGGCAGTGCCGGCCATCGGATTGACCGCGATCTTCGCAGTGCTTCGCTTCGCGAATTTTGCGCTCGCTTCGCACGCCACCATCGGCGCCTTCGCGGGGCTGGTCGCGAATGTGAACTTCGGCCTGCCCCTTGTTCCCGCGCTCGCATTTGCCTTCCTGGCGGCGGCAATCGCCGGGCTGGTAACCGACGAGTTTGTCCTCAAGCCGTTTCGCGCCGCCGGCTTCATCACCACGGCGATCGGCTCCATCGCGCTGACCATCGCGCTGGAAAATGTCGTCCGCTTCATCTTCGGCAACGAGCTGCGCGGCTACGATCTGCCGATCCAGCGCGACTGGCGCTTCGAGGGCATCCGGATAGGACCGCAACAGGTCGAGAATCTCGCGATAGCCGTCGCCGTGATGGCGGCGGTTTTCCTCTTCCTCACGCTGACGCGGACCGGCAAGGCCATGCGTGCAGTGGCCGACAACCCGATGCTCGCCAACATCAAGGGGATCAATGCCGAAATGGTGGCGCGCATCGTGTCATTCGTCGGCATGGGGCTTGCCGGGCTCGGCGGCATGCTGATCGGACTGGACACCACGATCGATCCGCTGACCGGCTTTCGGTCGATGCTGTCGATCTTCGCGGCCGCCGTGGTCGGCGGGCTCGGCAGCATTCCAGGGGCGGTGGTGGGTGCGCTGACCGTTGGCGTGGGTGAGGAACTGAGCCTCTTGTTCCTGTCGCCCAACTATCGCAGCGCCGTTGGTTTTTTCACCATTCTTCTTGTCTTGATCTTCCGCCCGCGCGGCATCCTCGGCCAGCGAGCGCTGTGA
- a CDS encoding ABC transporter permease, with protein sequence MAVDRQALGSWALTAGAAVTFALILLPLVFVSWLAFFQQPIPAFPPQGYSLKWFFTIPENPKFVDGFWLSLQVAVIAMLFGLAIGVPAALCLARYRFAAREALASLLLLPILVPGIVLGTALYLLHVEATILTSLPVIGSTAGLVAGHILIVIPWSVRLVTASLAGFDRSIEEAAQNLGATPRTTFFRVTLPMIRPGIVAAALLGFVVSFGNLEMSMFLVGAGRTTLPIAILQYLEYRIDPTIAAVSLLQVLLIGAAMFVTDRFVKLSRIV encoded by the coding sequence ATGGCCGTCGACAGACAGGCGCTCGGAAGCTGGGCTTTGACGGCCGGCGCCGCGGTGACGTTCGCGCTCATCCTGCTGCCCCTGGTGTTTGTGTCGTGGCTGGCATTTTTCCAACAGCCAATCCCGGCATTTCCGCCCCAAGGCTATAGCCTGAAATGGTTCTTCACGATTCCCGAGAACCCCAAATTCGTCGATGGCTTCTGGCTCAGCCTGCAGGTCGCGGTCATCGCGATGCTGTTCGGTCTTGCCATCGGTGTGCCGGCCGCGCTGTGCCTCGCCCGCTATCGGTTCGCCGCGCGCGAGGCACTCGCCAGCCTGCTGCTCCTGCCGATCCTCGTTCCGGGGATTGTGCTCGGTACTGCGCTCTATCTGCTCCACGTCGAGGCAACGATCCTGACCTCGCTCCCCGTGATCGGCTCGACAGCCGGCCTTGTCGCCGGACACATCCTGATCGTCATTCCCTGGAGCGTACGCCTCGTGACGGCCAGCCTCGCCGGGTTTGATCGCAGCATCGAGGAAGCCGCACAGAACCTCGGCGCCACGCCGCGGACAACGTTCTTTCGAGTCACCCTGCCGATGATCCGGCCGGGCATCGTGGCCGCCGCGCTGCTCGGATTTGTCGTCTCGTTCGGCAATCTCGAGATGTCGATGTTTCTGGTCGGCGCAGGCCGCACGACGCTGCCGATCGCGATCCTGCAGTACCTCGAATACCGCATTGATCCGACGATTGCCGCCGTCTCTCTCTTGCAGGTCCTGCTGATCGGCGCGGCGATGTTCGTGACCGATCGCTTCGTCAAGCTGTCGAGGATCGTATAA
- a CDS encoding ABC transporter permease, translating into MTVTATTDDLRSLAAREERGGRLSTATMLIGPATIFVTVSLLVPIAILLRYSLNQFSPGTLMVEALTLENYILFFTDPYYTEALFRTLRVATIVTACCLVLAIPLAYRLARTQSRFKNVMIILLVLPLFVGNAVRAAGWMTVFGNKGFLNVTLQSLGLTSEPIVFMYTEFAVIVGILAVNLPYMVLTLQSVIEGIDRNLEEAAFNLGAGPIRMACRVLLPLALPGLAAGAIFCFILSMNAYATPVLLGGPQFVMMGPLVYVQFAAKSNWPFGSAVSLILMMTTLILTATANLLVQRRYRS; encoded by the coding sequence ATGACCGTCACGGCGACTACAGACGATCTTCGATCGCTCGCCGCGCGCGAAGAGCGCGGCGGGCGTCTCTCCACGGCCACCATGCTGATCGGTCCGGCGACGATCTTCGTCACCGTCAGCCTTCTCGTTCCGATCGCGATCCTTCTTCGCTACAGCCTCAACCAGTTCTCCCCCGGCACGCTGATGGTCGAGGCGCTGACGCTTGAGAACTACATTCTGTTCTTCACGGACCCCTATTACACGGAAGCGCTTTTCCGCACCTTGCGCGTCGCCACGATCGTCACGGCGTGCTGCCTCGTCCTGGCTATTCCGCTGGCCTATCGTCTCGCGCGCACGCAGAGCCGGTTCAAGAATGTAATGATTATCCTGCTGGTGCTGCCGCTGTTCGTCGGCAATGCCGTGCGCGCGGCTGGCTGGATGACCGTCTTCGGCAACAAGGGATTTCTCAACGTCACGCTCCAGTCGCTCGGATTGACCAGCGAGCCGATCGTGTTCATGTACACCGAGTTCGCCGTCATCGTCGGCATTCTGGCGGTCAATCTCCCCTATATGGTTCTCACGTTGCAAAGCGTGATCGAGGGTATCGACCGCAACCTCGAAGAGGCCGCCTTCAATCTGGGCGCCGGCCCGATCAGGATGGCGTGCCGCGTGCTGTTGCCGCTTGCGTTGCCGGGTCTCGCGGCCGGTGCGATCTTTTGCTTCATCCTCAGCATGAACGCTTACGCCACGCCCGTGCTGCTCGGCGGTCCGCAGTTCGTGATGATGGGGCCGCTCGTCTATGTCCAGTTCGCCGCCAAAAGCAATTGGCCATTTGGCTCGGCCGTGTCCCTGATCCTCATGATGACGACGCTGATCCTGACCGCCACCGCCAATTTGCTGGTGCAACGCCGCTATCGAAGCTGA
- a CDS encoding GAF domain-containing protein, with amino-acid sequence MEIAASSAEARVVYAIVDELAQRTIGHRLFTVMRYLPETVEVERLYSSNASAYPLGGRKPKQGTPWGDAVLDRGEVFIAADADGVRAAFSDHALLSDLGISAIMNIPIRFRGRVLGTMNLSHEAEHFTSEMIAPGRILAALLVPLLLERAGR; translated from the coding sequence ATGGAGATTGCCGCGTCATCCGCGGAGGCGCGCGTGGTCTATGCCATCGTCGACGAGCTGGCGCAGCGCACGATCGGGCATCGCCTGTTCACGGTGATGCGCTATCTGCCGGAAACCGTCGAGGTGGAACGGCTCTACAGCAGCAATGCGTCGGCCTACCCGCTGGGTGGCCGCAAGCCGAAGCAGGGCACGCCGTGGGGGGACGCTGTGCTCGATCGCGGCGAAGTCTTCATCGCGGCCGACGCGGATGGTGTCCGCGCGGCATTCAGCGATCACGCGCTGCTCTCTGACCTTGGCATCAGCGCGATCATGAATATTCCGATCCGCTTCCGCGGACGCGTGCTGGGCACGATGAACCTGTCCCATGAGGCGGAGCACTTCACATCCGAAATGATCGCGCCGGGCCGGATTCTCGCCGCGCTGCTCGTGCCGCTGTTGCTTGAGCGGGCAGGGCGCTGA
- a CDS encoding ABC transporter substrate-binding protein: protein MSGNTISRRRALQGIAAVAGSVAAPAIVRAQSGTLQLGVLTPLTGAGGFDGPRMLKAMQAVAAEVNEAGGLLGRQISLIVEDDQTNPEAAVRAARKLIDVSKVPVIMGTWASAVTSAVAPVCWESKTFLTTVSGADSITLLPHQGYLIRTQPNNHLQAAKHAEFMASIGAKRVFCLSIQAPFSVPTQKRLAEVLPQKGSELIGSLIYEKDKTTYRSEIDQALRAKPDFLYLNGYAPDVTVMMRDLYRAGFDGGRLTQSYALTSKVLESLPPEVTEGAYTTQPSADVDSPAFARAVKRLGIDDPDSYETQATDWISLVCLTIAKAKEATGTALRENVRKISQGSGMKVYTAVDGLKALAEGKEINYEGASGPCDFTDIGDIIDCKFRYQRVAAAKFKFLKIA, encoded by the coding sequence ATGTCAGGCAACACCATTTCACGGCGACGGGCGCTGCAAGGCATTGCGGCAGTCGCAGGCTCGGTCGCCGCTCCCGCCATTGTCCGCGCGCAGTCGGGCACACTGCAACTCGGCGTGCTGACGCCGCTGACGGGGGCAGGGGGCTTCGACGGGCCGCGCATGCTCAAGGCCATGCAGGCGGTCGCGGCGGAAGTGAACGAGGCAGGCGGTCTGCTCGGGCGCCAAATCTCGCTCATCGTCGAGGACGATCAGACCAACCCCGAAGCCGCCGTGCGCGCCGCGCGCAAGCTGATCGACGTCTCCAAGGTGCCGGTGATCATGGGCACCTGGGCTTCGGCGGTGACCTCCGCGGTCGCGCCGGTGTGCTGGGAAAGCAAGACGTTCCTCACCACCGTGTCGGGCGCGGATTCGATCACGCTGCTGCCGCATCAGGGTTATCTGATCCGCACACAGCCGAACAATCATTTGCAGGCGGCCAAGCACGCGGAGTTCATGGCCTCGATCGGCGCGAAGCGCGTGTTCTGTCTTTCGATTCAGGCGCCGTTCTCGGTGCCGACGCAGAAGCGGCTCGCCGAAGTGCTGCCGCAGAAGGGCTCCGAGCTGATCGGCTCGCTCATCTACGAAAAGGACAAGACGACGTATCGGTCCGAAATCGATCAGGCGCTGCGCGCCAAGCCCGACTTTCTCTATCTGAACGGCTACGCGCCGGATGTGACAGTGATGATGCGCGATCTCTACCGCGCTGGGTTCGACGGCGGCCGCCTGACGCAGTCCTATGCGCTGACCAGCAAGGTGCTCGAGTCGCTGCCGCCGGAAGTGACCGAGGGCGCCTACACGACCCAGCCCTCGGCCGACGTCGACTCGCCGGCCTTCGCGCGCGCCGTCAAGCGGCTCGGCATCGACGACCCGGACTCCTACGAAACGCAGGCGACCGACTGGATCAGCCTTGTGTGCCTCACCATCGCCAAGGCGAAGGAAGCGACCGGAACGGCGTTGCGCGAAAACGTGCGCAAGATTTCGCAAGGCTCCGGCATGAAGGTTTACACGGCCGTCGACGGATTGAAGGCGCTCGCGGAAGGCAAGGAGATCAACTACGAGGGCGCGAGCGGCCCGTGCGATTTCACCGACATTGGCGACATCATCGACTGCAAGTTCCGCTACCAGCGGGTCGCCGCGGCCAAGTTCAAGTTCCTCAAGATCGCTTAA
- a CDS encoding Xaa-Pro peptidase family protein → MTIGVGGSTAEKELAAMTSMRGDVPPIGVEERLKRIARAQAIMREKGIDALYLDVSSSMIYFTGLNFRRTERMHSAVLPAKGDIVYVSPAFEAEKLKTMMSFGDKIAVWEEDEDPTAVVTETVRSLGYPNGVVAVDEATPFFTFDGLRRAGNSYQFINAMDVTAGCRMIKSEHEIALMQTAKNITITAQKAAARIMREGIMTTEVQAFLVAAHKKLGSEGPPPFNGVLFGEATAYPHGVPYPQTLKDGDMILIDTGAPVDGYLSDITRSYVFGTPSQRQRDIWNLEKQAQAAGFAAARPGNRCEEVDAAARGVIVSAGYGPGYATPGLPHRTGHGIGLDVHEWPYLVKGNRMLLRPGMTFSNEPMICIYGEFGVRLEDHMLITETGAHWFTEPAHSVDDPFGYDA, encoded by the coding sequence ATGACGATCGGGGTTGGCGGCTCGACCGCCGAGAAGGAACTCGCCGCAATGACCTCGATGCGCGGCGATGTCCCGCCGATCGGCGTCGAGGAGCGGCTGAAGCGCATCGCCCGCGCGCAGGCGATCATGCGCGAGAAGGGCATCGACGCGCTCTATCTCGATGTCTCTTCGAGCATGATCTATTTCACCGGGCTCAATTTCCGCCGCACCGAGCGCATGCACTCGGCCGTGCTGCCGGCGAAAGGCGACATCGTCTATGTCTCGCCCGCCTTCGAGGCCGAGAAGCTCAAGACCATGATGTCATTCGGCGACAAGATCGCCGTGTGGGAGGAAGACGAGGACCCGACCGCCGTCGTCACCGAGACGGTACGCTCGCTCGGTTACCCGAACGGCGTGGTCGCGGTCGACGAGGCCACGCCATTCTTCACCTTCGACGGGCTGCGCCGCGCCGGCAACAGCTATCAATTCATCAACGCGATGGATGTCACAGCCGGCTGCCGCATGATCAAGTCCGAGCACGAGATCGCGCTGATGCAGACGGCAAAGAACATCACGATCACGGCGCAAAAGGCGGCAGCGCGCATCATGCGCGAAGGCATCATGACTACCGAGGTGCAGGCCTTTCTCGTCGCCGCACACAAGAAGCTCGGCTCCGAGGGGCCGCCCCCGTTCAACGGCGTGCTGTTCGGCGAAGCGACCGCCTATCCGCACGGCGTGCCCTATCCGCAGACGCTCAAAGACGGCGACATGATCCTGATCGACACAGGCGCGCCGGTTGACGGGTATCTGTCCGACATTACACGCTCCTACGTGTTCGGCACGCCGTCGCAGCGCCAGCGCGACATCTGGAATCTGGAGAAGCAGGCGCAGGCCGCAGGCTTTGCGGCGGCCCGGCCCGGCAACCGCTGCGAGGAGGTCGACGCGGCCGCGCGCGGCGTGATCGTTTCAGCGGGCTACGGCCCCGGCTACGCGACGCCGGGCCTGCCGCACCGGACGGGCCATGGCATCGGGCTCGATGTGCATGAATGGCCCTATCTCGTGAAGGGCAACCGCATGCTGCTGAGGCCCGGCATGACATTCTCGAACGAGCCGATGATCTGCATCTATGGCGAGTTCGGCGTGCGGCTCGAGGACCACATGCTCATCACCGAGACGGGTGCCCACTGGTTCACCGAGCCGGCTCACTCGGTCGACGACCCGTTTGGCTACGACGCGTAA
- a CDS encoding branched-chain amino acid ABC transporter permease — protein MENYLVAMGVSAGIFALMALGLNVIWGMAGLINLGLVGFFAVGAYVSALLTIKLQLPIAAGILAGTGVAAAVGAIVALVTVRLKGDYLAIVTLGFAETVRIAASNEISLTNGTDGLSGIARPFGADLTPVQFNLFYLCLVAALVTVLFVLIDRLSHSPFARVLRAIREDEQVAAVAGKHVLLFKIKAFAFGSAALGLAGALYGHYTSFIAPDIFVPLLTLYIKLALLVGGVGNTWGAVVGAIVVVTFLESTRFITPLIPGLSAVQGAALREFLISVSLIVILRFRSQGILPEARSHPVVPEVEAQAERVRV, from the coding sequence ATGGAAAACTACCTCGTCGCCATGGGGGTCTCGGCCGGTATCTTTGCCTTGATGGCGCTCGGCCTGAATGTCATCTGGGGCATGGCCGGCCTCATCAATCTCGGGCTCGTCGGATTCTTTGCCGTCGGCGCCTATGTGTCGGCACTCCTGACGATCAAGCTTCAACTCCCGATCGCGGCCGGAATTCTGGCAGGCACTGGCGTCGCTGCGGCGGTTGGCGCGATCGTCGCGCTCGTGACGGTGCGGCTCAAGGGCGACTATCTCGCGATCGTGACGCTCGGCTTTGCCGAGACGGTCCGCATTGCGGCCAGCAACGAGATCTCGCTCACCAATGGAACGGACGGCTTGTCCGGCATTGCGCGGCCGTTCGGCGCCGATCTGACGCCGGTTCAATTCAACCTGTTCTATCTGTGCCTGGTTGCCGCGCTGGTGACGGTGCTCTTTGTGCTGATCGATCGCCTGAGTCATTCGCCTTTCGCCCGCGTGCTGCGTGCGATTCGGGAGGACGAGCAAGTCGCAGCCGTCGCCGGCAAACACGTCCTCCTGTTCAAGATCAAGGCGTTCGCGTTCGGCAGCGCGGCGCTTGGGCTCGCCGGCGCGCTCTATGGCCACTACACGTCATTCATCGCACCGGACATCTTCGTTCCGCTGTTGACGCTCTATATCAAGCTCGCACTGCTCGTCGGCGGTGTCGGCAACACCTGGGGCGCGGTCGTCGGCGCGATCGTCGTTGTCACGTTTCTTGAATCGACGCGCTTCATAACGCCGCTGATTCCGGGGCTCTCGGCGGTGCAAGGGGCGGCGCTGCGCGAGTTCCTGATCAGCGTATCGTTGATCGTGATTCTGCGCTTCCGCTCGCAAGGAATCCTGCCTGAGGCGCGCTCGCACCCGGTCGTCCCCGAAGTCGAAGCGCAAGCCGAACGCGTGCGGGTCTGA
- a CDS encoding extracellular solute-binding protein: MSKRTGSMVSRRAVFEGAAALAATAASFPFAANGQAQRKRIVLSTWGGDYAKLLTKHVSTPVLAPKGWEVVNDEGVVVQRKAKTLAEKRLPTGSSDVQALTATDVAEMAATDTLEKLDLSRLKNAKNIIKTFSIVDSPLFSPHIYSGQVVLYNPKLIKDVPTGMDSLWDPRNQGKVGIVDIQHVYTTMGAALVGGGKTGDFEIAKKSLLELKKLKPRFYPSNEALAQALQTEEVALCMMWKARAAQWQDAGANVLTVAPKEGLIAYVSGFCIPKNAPNRDGAYAFLDAALEPSVQEGFAADMGYVPVVANASIPAALRARIGFTPEEEKLLVNPDLDFIAKRAAELKDFWDKEFKRA; this comes from the coding sequence ATGTCGAAGCGCACAGGGTCGATGGTCAGCCGCCGCGCCGTCTTCGAAGGAGCGGCGGCCCTTGCCGCTACAGCTGCATCGTTTCCGTTCGCCGCCAATGGTCAGGCGCAGCGCAAGAGGATTGTGCTGTCAACCTGGGGCGGGGACTACGCCAAGCTGCTTACCAAGCACGTGTCAACACCCGTGCTCGCTCCAAAGGGCTGGGAGGTCGTGAACGACGAGGGGGTGGTGGTTCAGCGCAAGGCAAAGACGCTTGCCGAGAAGCGCTTGCCGACCGGCTCGTCCGATGTTCAAGCGCTGACGGCCACCGATGTCGCCGAAATGGCTGCGACAGATACGCTGGAGAAGCTCGATCTTTCCAGGCTGAAGAATGCCAAGAATATCATCAAGACCTTCAGCATCGTGGACTCGCCGCTGTTCTCGCCGCACATCTACAGCGGTCAAGTCGTTCTCTATAATCCAAAGCTGATCAAGGATGTGCCGACGGGGATGGATTCGCTTTGGGATCCCAGGAACCAGGGCAAGGTCGGCATCGTCGACATCCAGCACGTCTACACCACGATGGGCGCAGCGCTGGTTGGCGGCGGCAAGACCGGCGATTTCGAGATCGCCAAGAAATCGCTGCTCGAGCTGAAGAAGCTTAAACCCCGCTTCTATCCGAGCAATGAGGCACTCGCACAGGCACTGCAGACCGAGGAGGTGGCGCTGTGCATGATGTGGAAGGCGCGGGCCGCGCAGTGGCAGGATGCAGGCGCAAACGTCCTGACCGTCGCTCCCAAGGAAGGCCTCATCGCCTACGTGTCGGGGTTCTGTATCCCGAAGAATGCACCCAACCGCGACGGCGCCTACGCATTCCTGGATGCGGCCCTGGAGCCGTCGGTGCAGGAGGGTTTCGCGGCCGATATGGGCTACGTCCCGGTTGTCGCGAATGCCAGCATTCCTGCGGCGCTCAGAGCCCGCATCGGCTTCACGCCCGAGGAAGAGAAGCTCTTGGTGAACCCCGATCTCGATTTCATCGCCAAGCGCGCCGCCGAGCTCAAGGATTTCTGGGACAAGGAATTCAAGCGGGCCTAG
- a CDS encoding ABC transporter ATP-binding protein, protein MAQLQIDRLVKHFGSTVAVHDVSLDIRDGELVVLLGPSGCGKTTTLRMIAGFVTPTSGQVRLGERDVTAVPPWRRNTGMVFQNYALFPHLTVGENVAFGLEMRGVARSAIQARVAEALQMVRLSGLADRLPRQLSGGQQQRVALARALVTRPDVLLLDEPLSNLDAKLREAVRVEIRQLQRQLGITTVMVTHDQEEALIMADRMVVMSEGSVRQIGTQRALYEQPADRFVAGFVGRSNLLSGKIVEPGTFQTEGGLTIACTAGASGSAVIAVRPERVVLGPQAASFDNRLPGTVEFVSYLGASIDVHVRVSPTERIVVSQPNRLDGAVPKEGDNTEVCWQSAAAIVLP, encoded by the coding sequence ATGGCACAGCTTCAGATCGATCGCCTCGTCAAGCATTTCGGCTCGACCGTAGCGGTGCACGACGTTTCTCTCGACATCCGCGATGGCGAGCTCGTCGTGCTGCTGGGGCCGAGTGGCTGCGGGAAGACCACGACGCTGCGCATGATCGCGGGCTTCGTGACGCCGACCAGCGGTCAGGTGCGCCTCGGCGAGCGCGATGTCACGGCCGTGCCGCCCTGGCGCCGCAACACCGGCATGGTGTTCCAGAACTATGCGCTGTTTCCGCATTTAACGGTTGGCGAGAATGTCGCCTTCGGACTGGAGATGCGCGGCGTCGCCAGGAGCGCCATCCAGGCGCGCGTTGCCGAAGCTTTGCAGATGGTCAGGCTGTCGGGCCTCGCGGATCGGCTGCCACGACAGCTTTCCGGCGGGCAGCAGCAGCGTGTGGCGCTGGCGCGCGCGCTGGTCACGCGTCCTGACGTGCTGCTGCTGGATGAGCCCCTCTCGAACCTCGATGCCAAACTGCGTGAGGCCGTGCGCGTGGAAATTCGCCAGCTGCAACGGCAACTGGGCATCACGACCGTGATGGTCACGCACGACCAGGAGGAAGCGCTGATCATGGCCGACCGGATGGTCGTGATGTCGGAAGGATCGGTGCGGCAGATCGGTACGCAGCGTGCGCTTTATGAGCAGCCCGCCGACCGCTTCGTCGCCGGCTTCGTCGGCCGCAGCAATCTTCTCTCGGGCAAGATCGTCGAGCCCGGGACTTTCCAGACCGAAGGTGGGCTCACCATCGCCTGCACGGCCGGCGCGTCGGGCTCGGCCGTGATCGCTGTCCGGCCCGAGCGCGTGGTCCTTGGACCGCAAGCGGCGAGCTTCGACAATCGGCTCCCGGGAACAGTCGAGTTCGTGTCCTATCTCGGCGCCTCGATCGACGTGCACGTGCGGGTCTCCCCCACCGAGCGCATCGTGGTCTCTCAGCCGAATCGCCTCGACGGCGCCGTACCGAAGGAGGGAGACAACACCGAAGTCTGCTGGCAGTCGGCAGCCGCGATCGTCCTGCCCTGA